One Algoriphagus sp. Y33 genomic window, TACGTTGGATGAATTTATGAGCCAACCTGAGATTGCCTACAATTCCGACACCGCACTAGAACAGATCGCTACGCAGCGTTGGGTTCACTTATTTATGCATGGTTATGAAGGATGGGCCGAATATCGTAGAACTGGATACCCAAACAACATGTCGGCACCCGATGGAGCTGAAGTTCCAAATAGGCAGATGTACATTGAAACTGAACAGTTTAACAATACAGAAAACTACAATGAAGCCATCCAAAGACAATTCGGAGGAGCAGAAAGCCTGTATGGCAAAGTTTGGTGGGATGTGGATTGATTAAAAGTTTATACTACAAAAGTCTCCTGTTTAACAGCAGGAGACTTTTTTGTTTAAATTGAGTAAAACATCCACCATGAAAAAAATTCTCTTTGCCTGTTTGATTGCCTTTAGTTCCTGCACTGTCCAGCGTATCAATAAATCTCTTACAAAATCCGATGTCTTTGACAAAGGTCATCTGGGGTTTATGCTGCTCGATCCAGACAAGGACAAGGTTTTGGTAGACATCAATTCTGACAAGTACTTTATACCTGCCTCCAACACCAAACTATTCACTTTTTATACTTCCTATACAGTACTCGGAGATAGTCTGGTAAACGGGCTAAACTATCTGGAAAAAGAAGATTCCCTTATTTTCTGGGGTACAGGTGACCCGAGTTTGCTTCACCCTGATTTGAAAAACACGAAAGTAATAGAGTTCCTGAAAAAACAGGATAAAAAACTGTATCTGCTGGACAATTTTGATCAGGTAAGTGCTTTCGGTTCGGGCTGGTCATGGGACTGGTACAATGCCTACTATGCGGCAGAAAGATCTTCAATGCCCATATATGGAGACATCGTTCGCTTCGCAAAAAAAGAAGGAGATTCTACTTTCTCCATCTATCCTACTCGCTTTGGTGCATCCATGAAACTCGCCGAACCCATAGGCAATGTCTCCTCAAGCTTTCGAAGGGATTATAAAGAAAACAAGTTTACTTATTTTTTAACAGGCGAAGCATTAGACAAAAGTTTTGAAACGGATATTCCCTTTATTACCTCCGCAGAGTTCACAGCCCAATTGCTGTCAGAAGAAATAGGAAAAGAAATAGAAATTATAACAAATCAAAAATACCTTTCTGAGGAACCGACAAAACTGCAAACAGCCCCAACTGACAGCATCTATGCACAGATGATGAAAATCTCGGATAATTTCCTTGCTGAGCAGCTTTTGTTATTGGTTTCCGATCAATTGGACAATAAACTCAACTCCGAAGATGCCATTGCTTATGCCAAAGAAAACTTGTTTTCAGACTTACCTGACGAACCCATATGGGTTGACGGCTCCGGGCTTTCATCCAAAAACATGTTTACACCCAGAACCATCATTGCTTTACTCGGCAAAATAAGAGCGGAAGTCCCTTTGGAAAAAATCAAAGCCTATTTCCCGGCGGGAGGAGAATCAGGAACTATCCGAAATTGGTATCCTGCTGACGAAGGGCAACCAGCTTATATTTATGCCAAAACCGGAACACTCTCCATGAGCAATGCGCTCAGCGGGTATTTATTGACAAAAAGTGGGAAAATTCTTCATTTCTCATGCCTGATGAACAACTATGCCATCTCTGCAAATGATTTGAAAACCGAACTTAACAAGATACTCTATTACATCCACGACAAGTATTAGCTGAATTGAAAAATTGGAAATTGAGGCTAAGAATTAATACTTGTATTTAATGAATTTCTAAGAGAATACATGCCACATTAGAAGCTTTATGGGATATCTGTGGGCTAAAAAACATAAGCCATAAGTAACTTAACTATCAAACTATGATCAAAACAACTATGAGGTTTTTTGCCAAACTTTCGGTTTACCTCTTACTTTTCACTGTCAATTTTCTACCTAAAGATCTCCAATCCCAATCCTTCACCATGGATCAGGTAGGGAAATTCAGCTTCCCCTCAGAATTAACCTCCTCACCTACCGGAGAGAAAATAGCTTGGGCTATGAATGAACAGGGGAAGAGAAATGTATATTTTGCGCAGGCTCCCAATTTTGAGCCTAAAAAGCTTACTGGATTCGACGAAGACGAAGGGCAGGAAATTAGTAGTCTACAATTTACTCCTGACGGAAATTGGTTGGTATTTGTCCGTGGAGGAGATCATGGAGGTGGCAATGCTTCCTCCACTGTCAATGCTCAAAATTTTCCAAAACTCCCAAAAGTGGAAATCTGGAAAATCCACCTTGCGGATGGCAAAGCGGAACCCATTACCGAAGCAGATGATCCTTTTGTCGGAGCACCTCACTCCCTAGGTTACCTCAAAGGAGGGCAAATCTGGACAGTTGATTTAAAAAGTATGTCTAAGCCATCCCAACTTTTTGAAGTAAAAGGAAACATTAATTATGCCCAATATTCCCCCGATGGGACTAAGTTGGCCTTTGTGACCAACAGGGGATCACATTCTTTGGTAGGAATCTATGAAAATGACACCACTCCTATTCATTGGATTTCGCCTTCTTTCCGCCGGGACGTTTTACCACAATGGTCTCCGGACGGTAAGCAACTTGCCTTTATCCGTACTCAGGGAGGTAGAGGTGCTGCTTTTCCACTACTGGAACCTAGGCATGTATCCTGGGAAATATGGCTGGCAGATGTAGAAACGGGGGAAGGATACAAATTGTGGAAAGCTCCGGAGACACTGAGAGGCTCTTATTCCTCTCCTTTTATATCTTTCAGTGCAGATGGTAATTTGGTTTTCCAGTCCTACGAAGACGGCTGGCAACATTTATATGCTCTGGAAGTAGCCTCCGGCAAAACTACTTTACTCACTCCCGGTGACTATATGGTGGAACAGATCAAAATGAATTCCACTAAATCAAAACTTATTTTCTCAGGAAATACAGGGGCTGAACCAGAGGATACAGATCGAAGACATATCGGAACCATTGACATTACTAGCAAAGAATTAACTTGGAAAACTACAGGTTCGGGAATAGAAGCATATCCTGTGTGGATTGGAAATGAAGAGAAAACAGCCTATTTCACTGCTACTGCACAACGCTCGCATCTAGTGGCTGTGAATGATGGAGCCAGCACCGAACTTTTGCAAGAGTCAATTATCCCGGAAGATTTCCCACAATCTTCCCTTGTCATTCCAAAACAGGTGAAATTCATTGCTCCTGATGGCACCACTCTATATGGACAGGTATTTGAAAAAGAAGGGGGAGCATCCAGCAAACCCGGAGTTGTTTTCGTCCATGGTGGTCCGCAGCGACAAATGCTGTTGGGCTGGAGTTATATGGATTATTATTCCAATACCTATGCCCTAAACCAATACCTGGCTGAGTTGGGTTTTGTGGTTCTTTCCGTGAATTACCGATTGGGAATCGGCTATGGCTATGAGTTTCACCGTCCTGCCAATGGCTATTACCAAGGAGCAATAGAGTATCAAGACATCAAAGCCGGTGGTGAATTCCTCGCTTCTTTGCCACAGGTAGATGGAGGTAAAATCGGGATTTATGGCGGCAGCTATGGTGGCTATTTGACAGCTTTGGCATTGGCCAGAGATTCTGATTTGTTCAAAGTCGGGGTTGATATTCACGGAGTCCATGATCTGGACGGTCGATATGATTTGCCCGAAACGTATGAAGTTGCTGCTGACCTAGACAAAGCCAAGGAGATTGCCTGGGAATCCTCACCGATGGCAGATTTAGCCACCTGGACTTCTCCTGTGCTTTTCATCCATGCCGATGATGACCGCAATGTTGCTGTAAGCCAGACGGCTGATTTGATCAGAAGATTTGAAGAGCTTGGAAAACCTTACGAATCTATTCTAATCCCCGGCGACACACACCACTGGATGAAATGGTCAAATATGATCAAAGTGGATCAGGCTACAGCTGATTTCCTCAAAAAACACTTACTAAATTAAGAAACTAATCTAATGCAATTACTCGGTATACACCATATAGCCATTATCTGTAAAGATTATGAGCGTTCGAAAAAATTCTATACTGAAATACTTGGTTTAGAGATCAAACAGGAAATCTTCCGTGCCGAAAGGAGTTCGTATAAATTAGATTTGACGCTGAACGGAATCTATATCCTTGAGTTATTTTCTTTTCCTTCTCCTCCTGACCGTCCATCCCGACCGGAAGCTGTCGGATTGAGACATTTAGCCTTTGCCGTAACAGATTTAGATCAATGCATACATCATTTGGATAACCACCAAATACGCTCTGAGTCTATAAGAATAGATGAATTTACCGGAAAGCGATTCACTTTCATAGCAGATCCTGATGGCTTACCGATAGAGTTTTATGAAGTATAGTGACTAAAAAAAGCCCGAGAACTTTCTCGGGCTTTTCTATTAATATCCAATCCTAACAATTAAGATGGGTTTTGGATCATATTGTCATTTGCATTCAACTCATCTATTGGAATTCTCCATTGCCAGTTGTTAGTACCTGCCGGCTCTGTGAATTTACCGTTGATGACTGATTCTACCTGATTAGTTCCCGTTCTATCCAAAGGAAGGTTAAGGCGCTTTAAATCATAGAATCTGAATCCTTCTCCCCACAATTCAATTCTTCTCTGGATCATTATTTCTTCAATCAAAGCTTCTCCAGTATTTGTGGATTTAACGTATTCCGGATCTCTTTTGGATACTAAGTCAAAAAGAATGTCAGCGGCTTCCGAATCATCCCCACGACGAGCTAAAGCCTCAGCTTCAATAAGGTACATTTCCGCGGCCCTCATATAAGGCACATCCCCTACAGATGATGCATTCGCCTGGGCAAGAAACTTACGATTCATATAATCATACTTACTGAAACTAGATAGTGTCATCTCATCAATAAAAGGATCTCTCAATTCCGGGTCTGAGGCATTTGGATCCCATAGACCTTTTCTATAATCTGAATCAGAAATCATATCATAAAGCTTGCTATTAATGGCTTTAGGGTTCCCTCGAATGTTGGTCGAACTAAAGTTTAAAGACATGTAAGCAAAGAATGAAGCAAAGAAAGTTCCTTGGTCATCTACCTGACGGCTACCCCATATCCATTCTGGATTTTCCACAGAATTAAATCCCTGATAGAGTTGACTTTCCGACATCAACTGAAATCCTTCACGAGCTTCACTTGCCATTTCAGCAGCCAATGAATAATTACCTTGAGTCAATGCAATTCTAGCTTTGATGCCTTTTGCCACATTGATGTTTATGTGAGAAGTCGCATTTCTAGCTTCATCCAATAGTTCAATAGCAGCATTTATATCAGTGTTAATCTGAGTATAAACTTCTTCCACTGTATTTCTGGATCCTCCCTCAGTGATTGGTTCTATTACAATAGGAACGCCCATTTGTGAATTCGCTCCGGCAGCATCGTAGCGCCCAGCAAACATCTGAACCAAGTTGAAATGTGCCCACGCTCTATAAGCCAATGCCTGACCTTTAATCTCATCCCTTTCTTCCTGAGTTCCTTCCGCATCGTCAATATTGGCTATAATCATATTGGCATTACCAATTACTTTGTAATAATATCTCCATACAAATCGAACATCACCTGAGTTTTCATTAAGGTGGTTCAACCATCTTGCTGTAGAAACATACCAGCCATTACCAGTAGTAGTGAAGACCACATCTTCACCCATTACTTCACGCATAATCATTACACCACTTTCAGCCGCCTGACCCTGACTGTCAAAACGAATATGGAGCATTCTATGAATACCGTTTAATGCAGCCATTGCATTCTGAGTAGATTCAAAAGCTTCTTCTACACCTACTGCATCCGTTGGAGTTGTATCCAGATAATCCTCCGCGCAACTAGTTGTAAACAAAAGTGACCCTACTATAACTATTTTACTAATATTTTTTTTCATTGTCTTCTAATTAGAGTGTTAAATTAACTCCCAAAGTGAAAGATCTCGCTGGAGTATAGGTGTTTGAAGTAGTTCCACTGAACGTACCGGATACATACATGCCTTTCCTTGAAGAAGCCCAACCCAAGTTTTCACCAGCTAAATAAACCGTGGCACCTTTCACTTTAATCCTGTCCAAAAACGGTTTAGGAAGAGTATATGCAAGGTTTATCGAACGCAAATTTAGATAGGATGCAGAAGTCAACCATCTATCAGACTGAACATTGGTATTAGCTGCACCCGATACATCCATTTTAGGGACATCGGTAACATCACCCGGTTTTTGCCATCTGTTCAAGATGTCTGTGTGCAAGGCACCGCCTTCTGTACCAGCATCCATCAATCCCGCGTAGATCCCATCGTAAATATCTCCACCTACTGAGAAACTCATCAACACGCTAAGACTAAACCCTTTGTAGTTGAAGGTATTGGTAACACCCCCGAAGAAGTCAGGTATTGCGCTTCCTGCATAGTGAAATCTTGCATTTCCTTGATCAATAGTAAGGGTATCAGTTCCTATGATTCTTATATCTTCATCATCCTCACTAAATTCCTCCGCTCTAAATAGACCATCTCCAGTTTCAGGGTCAACTCCATACCAGTCTCTTAGCCAGAAGTCATAAATAGAACTTCCCACTTCATACTTTTTGGTTGCTTCAATTTGTTCCTCGAAAGGTAATTTCTTGAATTCATTTGCAAAAGTTGAAACGTTCAGACCCACATTCCATGTAAAATCACCTGATCTTACCACATCACCTGCAATACTGAACTCGATACCTTGGTTGCTCATAGTCCCTATATTCTGGAATCTACTTTCTAGACCTGTCGTCAAAGACAAGGGTACTTCGAAAAGCAAGTTTTCTGACTCTCTGTAATAATATTCAAGGGTACCTTGAAATCTATTGGCAAATGCAAAATCCAAACCTACGTCAAATGTATTGTTAGAT contains:
- a CDS encoding prolyl oligopeptidase family serine peptidase is translated as MIKTTMRFFAKLSVYLLLFTVNFLPKDLQSQSFTMDQVGKFSFPSELTSSPTGEKIAWAMNEQGKRNVYFAQAPNFEPKKLTGFDEDEGQEISSLQFTPDGNWLVFVRGGDHGGGNASSTVNAQNFPKLPKVEIWKIHLADGKAEPITEADDPFVGAPHSLGYLKGGQIWTVDLKSMSKPSQLFEVKGNINYAQYSPDGTKLAFVTNRGSHSLVGIYENDTTPIHWISPSFRRDVLPQWSPDGKQLAFIRTQGGRGAAFPLLEPRHVSWEIWLADVETGEGYKLWKAPETLRGSYSSPFISFSADGNLVFQSYEDGWQHLYALEVASGKTTLLTPGDYMVEQIKMNSTKSKLIFSGNTGAEPEDTDRRHIGTIDITSKELTWKTTGSGIEAYPVWIGNEEKTAYFTATAQRSHLVAVNDGASTELLQESIIPEDFPQSSLVIPKQVKFIAPDGTTLYGQVFEKEGGASSKPGVVFVHGGPQRQMLLGWSYMDYYSNTYALNQYLAELGFVVLSVNYRLGIGYGYEFHRPANGYYQGAIEYQDIKAGGEFLASLPQVDGGKIGIYGGSYGGYLTALALARDSDLFKVGVDIHGVHDLDGRYDLPETYEVAADLDKAKEIAWESSPMADLATWTSPVLFIHADDDRNVAVSQTADLIRRFEELGKPYESILIPGDTHHWMKWSNMIKVDQATADFLKKHLLN
- a CDS encoding RagB/SusD family nutrient uptake outer membrane protein — translated: MKKNISKIVIVGSLLFTTSCAEDYLDTTPTDAVGVEEAFESTQNAMAALNGIHRMLHIRFDSQGQAAESGVMIMREVMGEDVVFTTTGNGWYVSTARWLNHLNENSGDVRFVWRYYYKVIGNANMIIANIDDAEGTQEERDEIKGQALAYRAWAHFNLVQMFAGRYDAAGANSQMGVPIVIEPITEGGSRNTVEEVYTQINTDINAAIELLDEARNATSHININVAKGIKARIALTQGNYSLAAEMASEAREGFQLMSESQLYQGFNSVENPEWIWGSRQVDDQGTFFASFFAYMSLNFSSTNIRGNPKAINSKLYDMISDSDYRKGLWDPNASDPELRDPFIDEMTLSSFSKYDYMNRKFLAQANASSVGDVPYMRAAEMYLIEAEALARRGDDSEAADILFDLVSKRDPEYVKSTNTGEALIEEIMIQRRIELWGEGFRFYDLKRLNLPLDRTGTNQVESVINGKFTEPAGTNNWQWRIPIDELNANDNMIQNPS
- a CDS encoding VOC family protein, coding for MQLLGIHHIAIICKDYERSKKFYTEILGLEIKQEIFRAERSSYKLDLTLNGIYILELFSFPSPPDRPSRPEAVGLRHLAFAVTDLDQCIHHLDNHQIRSESIRIDEFTGKRFTFIADPDGLPIEFYEV
- a CDS encoding D-alanyl-D-alanine carboxypeptidase, whose translation is MKKILFACLIAFSSCTVQRINKSLTKSDVFDKGHLGFMLLDPDKDKVLVDINSDKYFIPASNTKLFTFYTSYTVLGDSLVNGLNYLEKEDSLIFWGTGDPSLLHPDLKNTKVIEFLKKQDKKLYLLDNFDQVSAFGSGWSWDWYNAYYAAERSSMPIYGDIVRFAKKEGDSTFSIYPTRFGASMKLAEPIGNVSSSFRRDYKENKFTYFLTGEALDKSFETDIPFITSAEFTAQLLSEEIGKEIEIITNQKYLSEEPTKLQTAPTDSIYAQMMKISDNFLAEQLLLLVSDQLDNKLNSEDAIAYAKENLFSDLPDEPIWVDGSGLSSKNMFTPRTIIALLGKIRAEVPLEKIKAYFPAGGESGTIRNWYPADEGQPAYIYAKTGTLSMSNALSGYLLTKSGKILHFSCLMNNYAISANDLKTELNKILYYIHDKY